AAATGACTTCCAAGAAGTGAGTGagaaaggagaaaaatgttcaaGAAACTCTGAGATGTGTGCTCAAGATAACATTGAGAAGTCAGAAGATAGAAAGAGCGGATCCCGAGCCATCAAGCCATTTGCAGGTACTACAATTGCTAAAGTTAGCAGAAAATTTTTGGAAACAACACCTGTAGATGTACTAGATCCTGATTTCCATGATTTTTGCAAAGATCGAACTGAAGGATCTTTTGGTGAAAATCAAGTATGGGCCGTGTATGATAACGATGATGGGATGCCTCGATTTTATGCGATGATTCACCGCATCATCTCCCTGAATCCGTTCAAGATGCAGATCAGTTGGCTCAACCCAAATACCAACAGTGAACTGGACCCCCTAAATTGGGTTGCTTCAGgcttttcaaaaatttgtgGGGATTTCAGAACAAGCAGACCTGAAATTTGTGGTTCAACCAATTTTTTCTCCCACAAGGTTAGGTGGAGAACAGGTGCTGATGGAGCCATTTGTATATATCCGAGGAAAGGCGATGTTTGGGCCATATACAGGAACTGGTCTCCTGACTGGAATGAGCTAACTGCAGATGAGGTTATACACAAGTTTGATGTGGTTGAAGTACTTGAGGATTTTACTGTAGGGCATGGTATAGATGTTATTCCTCTGGTCAAAGTGGCTGGATTCAGGACAGTGTTTCACCACCACTTAGATCCAAAAGAAATTAGGATCATTCCGAGGGAAGAGATGTTTCGATTCTCTCATCAAATACCTTCATATGTACTCACTGGTCAAGAAGCTCCAGAGGCTCCAAAGGGTTGCAGGGTGCTGGATCCAGCTGCTACTCCATTTGAACTTCTTCAGGTAATAGAAGTTGTGAAGAAGGGAGACGGGGCAGACAATGAAGATAGTGATGTTAAAAAGACAAGTGATGACATGAAAAAAGATAACAATGACCAAATGATCGATGCTATGGGAAAACATGGGGAAGAAAAGGAGGCAAAGGACGAAGAGATGCAGGAAGTAGAAACAAGTGATAGCATGAAAAAGCCAATAATGAGGAAATGACCAATGATACCAGAAGACTTGGGGAAGAAAAGGAGGGAAAGGACAAAGACATGCAGGAAGTAGAAACAAGTGATAGCATGAAAAAGCCAATAATGAGGAAATGACCAATGATACCAGAAGACTTGGGGAAGAAAAGGAGGGAAAGGACAAAGACATGCAGGAAGTAGAAACAAGTGATAGCATGAAAAAGCCAATAATGAGGAAATGACCAATGATACCGGAAGACTTGGGGAAGAAAAGGAGGGAAAGGACAAAGACATGCAGGAAGTGGAAACTTTGAAAGAAGAGGACAAAGAGAAAGAGGATATGCAGTAGGTTGTAGCAGCGAGGGGATGTAACATGCTGAAGGAAATCAACTTTTGGAATCTCTGGCTCCTAAAAGGGAATGAAGAGTACAGAAAGCCAGAATTAATTTGACAAACTACGTTCCAAAATGAGATGACATTGTGATTATTCATTGGATGGATCAAAGATTCCAATCATTTTCTCTTATCCAACCATCATATTTTATAAAGGgtaaattttgtcatttttttttctggctACAACTTGTGGGGGAATTTCCCTTCTGTTCTAACATTGCAATAGCTGTCTTCAACGGTTGAGGTTGAATGGTTGGGCTCCAGGTCGTACCAAACAATTGGAATGATTTGGTTGTTCCTTCTGCGAATGTTGTTCTACATTGAACATTTGTTTGAGTTAGACCTactttattagtttatttatgGGTCAGGCTCCATGCCCTTTTTTATTTACCTTTTAGGGTCTTactcaattttgttttgtaaagcAGATTTAGATTTAAAGTGTAGCCATAGTCTGGTTCCTATTCAGACTGTGTTTTGTCTGATTCGAGGAACCATCTGTATGGTCCTTCCAAACTTTGTAAtcttagtacctctggtactctatatatatatatatatatatatatatatatatatatatatatatatatatatatatatttatttattttggctgataaaaaaaaagcagatTTAGTGGCATGTTCTTCAGTCGCTGtccataaaatatttgtaagaTATTTAGCTCCGTTAAAGATCAATATTCGATACAATAAATTACTTATTGATTCCAGTGTCtcaaaatgagattttggaagATATGCCAATGTGCACACAAACaggttaataattttattttcttcatatattttctatatttttcatttctctacCATTATCAATactatttttgttttccaataattttatggtcaaatctaaaatcatttttttaattgtattacaatcatattgttatttaatactaataataaaatgacgTTTAAATGTGTAATGACTAACTTggacatgaaaataaattatcatacatGTTAGTCTAACATTAAAGAAGACTAAACAGATCGTTGCATCTCCCAAACATACCCTATATGTTGTTACAAGAACTTGAGTGTTATGGGAACTTAGCATTTGAAATCCACATCTTAAGACTAGTTCTCAGTTTTAGCAGTCATCGCAATGAGAATCGAATCCTTTCGAAAAATCGGAAATGAAGCCAAACCTGAACGAACATGTGTTAGACACACTGAGCAAGAGCAACCACCTGAACCATCTCAAACAACTCCAAGCATACCTCACCACTCTGGGCCACGCCCACACTCACTTCTACGCCTTCAAGCTCATTCGCTTCTGCACCCTCACTCTCTCCAACCTCACCTACGCGCGCCTCATCTTCGACCACATTCCTTCTCTCAACACCCACCTCTTCACCGCCATGATCACCGCCTACGCCGCCCATCCCGCCACCCACCCCTCCGCTCTCTCCCTCTTCCGCCATATGCTCCGCTCCCAACCCCCCCGCCCCAACCACTTCATCTTCCCCCACGCGCTCAAAACGTGCCCGGAGTCATGCGCCGCGGAATCCCTGCATGCCCAGATCGTTAAATCCGGGTTTCACGAATACCCAGTTGTGCAAACGGCTCTTGTTGACTCCTACTCCAAGGTGTCGGGTGGGTTGGGGAATGCGAAGAAGGTGTTTGATGAAATGTCTGACAGAAGTGTGGTGTCTTTCACCGCTATGGTTTCTGGGTTTGCAAGGGTTGGGGATGTTGAGAGTGCAGTGAGGGTGTTTGGTGAAATGCTGGATAGGGATGTGCCGTCGTGGAATGCTCTCATTGCTGGGTGCACTCAGAATGGGGCTTTCACTCAGGGGATTGAGTTGTTTAGGAGAATGGTTTTTGAGTGTAATAGGCCGAATGGGGTTACTGTGGTTTGTGCACTTTCGGCTTGTGGCCACATGGGGATGCTTCAGCTTGGGAGGTGGATACATGGTTATGTGTACAAGAATGGGCTTGCGTTTGACTCGTTTGTCTTGAATGCGCTTGTGGATATGTATGGGAAGTGTGGAAGCCTAGGAAAAGCAAGGAAGGTTTTTGAGATGAATCCGGAGAAGGGGCTGACTTCTTGGAACTCAATGATCAACTGTTTTGCGCTGCACGGGCAGAGTGACAGTGCAATTGCCATTTTTGAGCAAATGGTGGAGGGTGGTGGTGGCGTGAGACCAGATGAGGTCACCTTCGTAGGTTTGTTAAATGCTTGTACTCATGGCGGATTGGTTGAGAAAGGTTATTGGTATTTTGAAATGATGGTTCAGGAGTATGGGATTGAGCCGCAGATTGAGCACTATGGGTGTTTGATAGACCTTCTTGGTCGAGCAGGGAGGTTTGATGAGGCAATGGATGTTGTCAAGGGTATGAGCATGGAACCAGACGAGGTTGTTTGGGGCTCATTGCTTAATGGATGTAAGGTTCATGGCCGAACAGATTTGGCTGAATTTGCTGCGAAAAAACTGATTGAAATAGATCCACATAATGGAGGTTATAGGATTATGTTGGCTAATGTGTATGGGGAGTTGGGAAAGTGGGATGAAGTGAGGAATGTGTGGAGGACATTGAAGCAGCAAAAGTCTTATAAAGTTCCAGGGTGCAGCTGGATTGAGGTGGATGACCAGGTTCATCAGTTCTATTCTCTTGATAAATCAAATCCGAAGACAGAAGACTTGTACATTGTCTTGGAAAGTCTAGTTGGTTTTAGAAATGAAGTCATGGGTGAACCATAGTCCTTGATCTcataaatttctaaatttaacATACACATTTGGAAGATTAAACAGAGACGAAGATGCAATGTCTTAAGTAAATAGAAACATAACTTTTTACAAAAGCCAATGCCTCAACTAATTCCTGGTATGTACAGGACCAAGGATTTTTGTGGGGAAACCTAATTGTTTGATGTAATTACTCTCCTCTTGTTGCAGCTGTGAAGATTTATCAAATGAACAGAGAAGCAGAAGGAAAGAAACAGATTCTACTTTGGTTGTTTTGTGCTCCCTGTGATTGTTAAAGCAGAGCAAGATAATTTGGCTCAAAGCTTTTaaggagaaaagaaaatttgGAAAGAAAACTAGTTTCGTTAGAAATAATAGCGGAAACACTAGGCATACTGCCATGCCTATGTGTccgatttttattttatgtgtctGATTTTTAtttcgtgtatttttttttgataaattaatatatttttacaatttaaagATCAGTGGTACTAGTACTAAAAAGCGCATCATTTTGTACGTCGGAATGTGCCTTCTGTTTTGGTACTCAGAAAGAGTACTTGAAAATTGAAAGCAATGAGACTATATGGGTTGGACTTAGGCTATATCTGAAGTGTTTTTCTTGAAGCTGATTGAATATATAAGGTGCAAGGTTGTTGCTGTTAATGTATATTAATGTAATTTGTTACCTGTTTTAATATGATTACAGCTGTTAGGAAATCTCTGATAATCTCTCTCTTCCCTATATCTATATATCTCCAATAATAGGAAACCTCGTATAATCCCTCACTTCCTTGACTTATGaaggttaaaataatttaaacaacgaAAGAAAGGAAATGAGAGAGAGGGGAGGGGGGAAATAAGACAAAGATGGGAATACAAGAAAGCATAACcattaattattcatttcacTTATTCAATGTTTGCATTGAGGTTTTATTTGGAGCAGAGTTAATGCAGATCAAAACAACAAAGTATGTGATTGCATTCACTCAAGACCATCTAATCTTAATCTAATCTAGTCCTGAGATATGTCATTCAACCTACGGACTTAATAGTCCCATCagagttattatatatatgaaaaaaggaaaataagaagGGATTAGTCTCAGTGAGAATCAAACGTCTTCCACCCTCACCATTATCATAGGTCCCAATATAGGAACAATTTTTGTAGTCTGAGCCCGCGAAACAAAACACAAGCTTGTAAGAGTTGTATCTAAGAGGATCCTTTTCTAGGATCTCAATGTGAAAAGTGCCACTATACGTTAGTAGGCCTGGATGAGCTTCAGGACCACCAGTACCCACACATGTCTTTTGGATTGAATTGTCCACAAACACCAACCATCTTGAGGAGTTTGGATTTCCAGATCCCTCTATAGGAACAGAAACCGACGATATAACACAAGCTGGATTCTGTTCCATACAAATAGCCAGTGGAATACCTAGTAGAGATCAATATACAAAGGGCTTAACATACTTAatagaataattataatttgtgacAAAGTAAAACATATAGCATGCATAGTTAAATTATTGATGAGCACCTTCAAAGATGAGAAGGAGGCTTATTACAGATATGTACAAATGAATTGGGAGGCCAAAGTTGTCGTTTGGAAAATATTGCAAAATAGTATTTGGGTAAGTTGAGTTTCCAGTCTTGATGAGTTTGATGCCACCACCACCTAATTCATGATGCCTTGGCATAAGGTAGTATGGAGTAGATGGGAACATCTGACCAGCACTCGCGTCCATTATTAATCGATTACTGGTGTGGGGAGGTTTACCATCTAGCAAACCAAACAGAAGGACCAACCAAAGACTAAATAGTACCTGCACAAACTTCTTCATAGTTATTTTACTAGATAATCTATTAATCTACTACTACAtatttatatcaatatatatatatatatatatatatatatatatatatatatatatgaatagatcattattactattattattaatataataatactatttttttaatattattattaaatgcaaTTAAATACTAGTATACTATAGTAACTCTAGTCCTGTtgcatttattattatcaataaatgttattaaataGCATATGATTAAATATTTGTGCTACATTTAATGAGTATAATAAATGCAATGTTGatacatttattaaatattagtatTTCTGCTgtttcataataattatcatataaaaagaaaaaaattattctaaaataattattatttttaattttttaaagataatattaattattatttttatttatatcccttataatattaatatatgcactataaaaattaaaaataaattaatgatcataagattaattttataaaattattattctttctcGTTTATCTATTAATTTTGCCTGTTAGGGAATAAATTTTTTGTGTCTCGTCTCAATATTGTTGTTTGATGCCACTGTGAATCGATTTTGGTCATCACATTCAAATTGTTAAAGACTAAACCACTTAGCTGCGAGCTTAGTTGGTAACTAAgtgacaaattatatatatatatatatatatatatatatatatatatatatatatatataactttgataattattttattgtttgatgtataatataatcaaatgattgatattttaatatattttgaaatatttatattaatttaattttaatttttatgaatgaaataataaaaaa
The Glycine max cultivar Williams 82 chromosome 16, Glycine_max_v4.0, whole genome shotgun sequence genome window above contains:
- the LOC100305872 gene encoding Subtilisin inhibitor CLSI-II-like precursor, coding for MKKFVQVLFSLWLVLLFGLLDGKPPHTSNRLIMDASAGQMFPSTPYYLMPRHHELGGGGIKLIKTGNSTYPNTILQYFPNDNFGLPIHLYISVISLLLIFEGIPLAICMEQNPACVISSVSVPIEGSGNPNSSRWLVFVDNSIQKTCVGTGGPEAHPGLLTYSGTFHIEILEKDPLRYNSYKLVFCFAGSDYKNCSYIGTYDNGEGGRRLILTETNPFLFSFFHIYNNSDGTIKSVG
- the LOC100806937 gene encoding pentatricopeptide repeat-containing protein At1g33350; this translates as MKPNLNEHVLDTLSKSNHLNHLKQLQAYLTTLGHAHTHFYAFKLIRFCTLTLSNLTYARLIFDHIPSLNTHLFTAMITAYAAHPATHPSALSLFRHMLRSQPPRPNHFIFPHALKTCPESCAAESLHAQIVKSGFHEYPVVQTALVDSYSKVSGGLGNAKKVFDEMSDRSVVSFTAMVSGFARVGDVESAVRVFGEMLDRDVPSWNALIAGCTQNGAFTQGIELFRRMVFECNRPNGVTVVCALSACGHMGMLQLGRWIHGYVYKNGLAFDSFVLNALVDMYGKCGSLGKARKVFEMNPEKGLTSWNSMINCFALHGQSDSAIAIFEQMVEGGGGVRPDEVTFVGLLNACTHGGLVEKGYWYFEMMVQEYGIEPQIEHYGCLIDLLGRAGRFDEAMDVVKGMSMEPDEVVWGSLLNGCKVHGRTDLAEFAAKKLIEIDPHNGGYRIMLANVYGELGKWDEVRNVWRTLKQQKSYKVPGCSWIEVDDQVHQFYSLDKSNPKTEDLYIVLESLVGFRNEVMGEP